In a single window of the Nicotiana tomentosiformis chromosome 10, ASM39032v3, whole genome shotgun sequence genome:
- the LOC138900250 gene encoding uncharacterized protein — MPKFNLDDGRRDPVAHLRGYYSEMRSVSGKDELLMAYFSESLSGAALEWYTRQDVSKWYTWDDMAQDFVRYFQYNIDIILDRSSISKIEKKPEESFGEFGLRWREQAARVNPPINEEEMVKIFLQAQGPT, encoded by the coding sequence ATGCCGAAGTTTAACTTGGATGACGGGCGTAGAGATCCAGTGGCCCATCTAAGGGGTTATTATAGTGAAATGAGAAGTGTTAGCGGGAAAGATGAGCTGTTGATGGCATATTTCAGTGAGAGCTTAAGTGGGGCAGCCTTAGAATGGTATACTCGTCAAGATGTCAGTAAGTGGTATACATGGgatgacatggctcaagattttgttcgatactttcagtacaatatagatATTATCCTAGACCGATCCTCCATATCTAAGATAGAAAAGAAACCCGAGGAAAGTTTTGGAGAGTTTGGactcagatggagagaacaagctgcTCGGGTCAATCCCCCAATTAATGAAGAAGAAATGGTTAAGATTTTCCTACAAGCTCAGGGACCCACCTAG
- the LOC138900251 gene encoding uncharacterized protein: protein MDEVSSFCAKHDILVPKMEEFYIPGKSKRRPSSVTYSHHLRVELFYAVIDLQLRFDVVSSNLLLGMASLNPANSFANFDKERIMTLAKHYPDEFGELKLRDLSRQLDTFIWHMQHGDPRFSDLKEIGDLAKALVEANLVETYSLIYLLVKLTLILPVATATVERAFSSMKYVKDELRSSISDAFLNDC, encoded by the coding sequence ATGGATGAAGTATCTTCATTTTGTGCAAAACATGATATTTTGGTACCCAAGATGGAAGAATTCTATATTCCTGGAAAGTCGAAGCGTAGGCCTTCTAGTGTTACTTATTCACATCACTTACGTGTTGAGCTTTTTTATGCAGTGATTGATTTACAACTTCGTTTTGATGTTGTGAGTAGTAACTTGCTTCTTGGTATGGCTAGCTTGAATCCGGCTAACTCATTTGCTAATTTTGATAAGGAAAGAATAATGACATTGGCCAAGCATTATCCCGATGAATTTGGTGAATTGAAGCTTCGAGATCTTAGTCGCCAACTTGACACTTTCATATGGCACATGCAACATGGTGACCCTAGGTTCTCTGATTTGAAAGAAATTGGTGATTTGGCAAAAGCATTGGTTGAGGCAAATCTTGTGGAGACTTATTCACTTATTTATTTGCTTGTGAAGTTGACTTTAATTTTACCTGTCGCAACTGCAACGGTAGAAAGAGCATTCTCATCCATGAAGTACGTCAAAGATGAATTGCGTAGTAGTATTAGTGATGCATTTTTAAATGATTGTTAG